Within Sorangiineae bacterium MSr11367, the genomic segment CGGCGGGGAAACGATGATCTCCGCGCAGACGGCGGAGGCACTCTGGAATGCGGTGGAGCACGTGAAGCTGCTCTCCATCGGCCTGAATTGCTCGCTCGGGCCCGATTTGATGTACCCGTTCCTCTCGGAGTTGGCGGAAAAGGCCAACGTGGCGATTTCGTGTTACCCGAATGCCGGCTTGCCCAACCCGCTGTCGCCCACCGGCTTCGATTTGGAGCCGGCCGACATGGCGCGCTACCTCGGCGAGTTCGCCCAGGGCGGCTTGATCAACATTGCCGGTGGTTGCTGCGGCAACACACCCGAGCACATCGCCGCCGTGGCCAAGGCGCTGGATGGCCGGCACCCGCGCGATGTCCTGGCGAAGAAGGAGGTGACCATCTCCATTCCCAACAAGCCGTTGCGGCTTTCGGGATCGCAGCCCTTCACGCAGCAGCTGGGCGTCTTCATGATGATCGGCGAGCGCACCAACGTGGCCGGTTCGCCCAAGTTTGCAAAGCTCATCAAAGAAGGAAAGTACGAGGAGGCGGTGAGTGTGGCCCGCCAGCAGGTCGAGAACGGCGCCAACGTGATCGACATCTGCATGGACGAGGGCATGATCGACGGCGTCGCGGCGATGACCCGGTTTCTCTCGCTCTTGGCGAGCGAGCCGGAGGTGGCCAAGGTGCCGTTCATGATCGACTCCTCGAAGTGGGCGGTCATCGAGGCCGGGCTTCCGTGCCTTCAGGGCAAGGGCATCGTCAATTCGATTTCGCTCAAGGAAGGCGAGGATACGTTCCGCAAGCACGCGCGCCATATTCTGAACTATGGCGCGGCGGTGGTGGTCATGGCCTTCGACGAAGAGGGCCAGGCGGCGACCCTTCAGGACAAGATTCGCATCTGCTCGCGTGCGTACCGCATTCTGGTCGACGAAGTGGGCTTTCCGCCCGAGGACATCATCTTCGACCCGAACATCCTCACGGTGGCCACGGGCATCGAGGAGCACAACAACTACGCGGTCGACTTCATCGAGGCCACGCGCTGGATCAAGAAGAACCTGCCGCACGCCAAGGTGAGCGGCGGCGTGTCCAACATTTCCTTTAGCTTCCGCGGCAACAACCACGTGCGCGAGGCGATGCACTCGGCGTTTCTGTACCACGCCATCCAGGCGGGTCTGGACATGGGCATCGTCAACGCGGGCATGCTCGAGGTCTACGAGGAGATCGAGCCGGGGCTGCGCGAGTTGGTGGAGGACGTGCTGCTCAATCGCCGGCCGGATGCCACCGAGCGGCTCGTCGACTTCGGCGAGAAGCTCAAGGCGGCCGGGGCGGGGGCGTCGGCCGGAGAGAAGAAGGAAGAAGAGTGGCGCAAGGGCACGGTGGAAGAGCGGCTGTCGCACGCGCTGGTGAAGGGCATCGACGCGTACATCGATGCGGACACCGAGGAGGCGCGCGTCAAGTTGGGGCGACCTCTCTTGGTCATCGAGGGGCCACTCATGGATGGCATGAGCGTGGTCGGTGATTTGTTCGGCGCGGGGAAGATGTTCCTTCCGCAGGTGGTCAAGTCCGCACGCGTGATGAAGAAGGCCGTGGCGTACCTCACGCCGTTCATGGAGGCCGAGAAGGCTGCCCAGGCGGCGGCCGGTGCGGTGGTGAGGACGCAGGGCAAGATCGTGCTGGCCACGGTGAAGGGCGATGTGCACGACATCGGCAAGAACATCGTGGGCGTGGTGCTCGCGTGCAACAACTACGAGGTCATCGACATGGGCGTCATGGTCCCGTGCGAGAAGATCCTTCAGCGCGCCAAGGAGGAGAAGGCGGACGTGATTGGCCTGAGCGGGCTCATTACGCCGTCCCTCGACGAGATGACCCACGTGGCGCGCGAGATGGAGCGGCAAGGCTTCAAGCTGCCGCTGCTCATCGGCGGGGCGACCACCAGCCGCGCGCACACGGCGGTGAAGATTGCGCCGCACTACAGCGAGCCGGTGGTGCACGTGCTCGATGCGAGTCGCGCGGTGCCGGTGACCACGAGCCTGCTCAGCGACGAAAATCGCGCCGCCTTCGTGCAGCAGCACCGCGCCGAGTACGAGCAGCTTCGGCGCATCCACGGCGCGCCGAAGCACAAATTGATTTCGCTGGAGGCCGCACGGGAGAATCGGCCGCGCATCGAATGGCGGGCGGAGGACGTGCCGCAGCCCGAATCCACGGGGGTGCGGGTGCTGGAGGACTTCCCTCTGGCCACCTTGCGCGAGTTCATCGATTGGACGCCGTTCTTTCACACGTGGGAATTGAAGGGTGTGTTCCCGCGCATTCTGGAGCACGAGAAGTACGGCGAGCAGGCGCGCAAGATCTTTGCCGAGGGCAATGCGTTGCTCGATCAGATCATCGCGAAGAAGCTGATTCAGGCGCGCGCGGTGTACGGCTTGTTCCCGGCGCACCGCGTGGGGGACGATGTCGAGATCTACGAGGATGGAACTCGTTCCAATGTTTTGGAGCGGTTCCATTTCTTGCGGCAGCAGACGGCGCCCGAGAAGGGGAAGGCCAATCGCTCGCTGGCGGATTTCATCGCGCCGAGGGAGAGCGGGCTCGCCGACCATATCGGGGCCTTTGCCGTGAGCACGGGCTTCGGGTTGAAAGAGCTGGTCGAGAAGTACAAGGCCGAACACGACGACTACAACGCGATCATGGCCGAGGCCATCGCGGACCGCTTGGCCGAGGCCTTCGCGGAATGCCTCCACAAGCGGGTGCGCGAGGAGTGGGGCTACGGCCGCACGGAGAACCTGAGCAACGCGCAACTCATCGAGGAAAAGTACCGAGGCATCCGCCCCGCGGCCGGCTACCCCGCCTGCCCAGATCACACCGAAAAGGGCATCCTATGGCGCCTCCTCGACGTGGAGAAGCACACGGGGATCCTCATCACCGAGTCCTTCGCGATGTGGCCGGGCTCCAGTGTGAGCGGCCTCTATTTCGCACACCCCGAAGCGCGCTACTTCACACTCGGCAAAATCGACCGCGACCAAGTCGCCGACTACGGCGTGCGCAAGGGCATGACGAATCAACAAGTCGAACGCTGGCTCGGCCCGAACCTCAATTACGACCCCGCCAACTAACGCCACTCCGCCAACGGCTCGCCGAAGAGAGAAATTCACAGGAAGACGGGAAGACGGGAAGGGCTGACGGTGCGACCGGACCGGAACGCTTCTTTGGGGTTTTCAGTTCGCTCACTGGGCCGATTGAAATCCCAAAAAACTTCCCGTCTTCCCGTCTTCCTGTGAATTCTCTCGGCTTTTCACTGAGCTGGCGCGAGTTCGAAGAGGGCGTCGCGTGGGGCGTTGGGGGCTTCGACGATGAGGGTGGCGACGCCGTAGGGCGCCATGGCGGGGATGGTCTGCGTGACGGCGAAGTCGCCGGTGCGGACGATCATGCGGGCGGCGGGGAGGTCGGTCCAGCCGATGTTGCGGAAGCGTACCTGGACGGTGGAGTCTTTGGTGTGCGTGTCGAGGAAGGTGCGGGTGCCGGCGCGTTCGAAGTTGGCGACGGCTTCGTCGAGGGCCTCGGAGGAGGCTTCGGGTGCGATGGCGTGAAGGCCGAAACCGCGTTTGGCGAAGCCTCGTGCCAGGGCGTCGAAGTCCGCGGGGTGGCCGGTGGCGCGGACGACGGCGAGCAGGGCGTCGCGTTGTTCGGTGAAGGTGGGCTCGGGTGGCGTCGCCTTCAGGCCCGCCACGATGTAGTCGGCCATCGCGCGCTTGGTGGCATCGAAGGTGCGGCCGGAAGCTTTCCCGGCCTTGGCGAGGCCGACGAAGCCCTCGAACAACGCCTCCGTCCAGATCTCGCCGACGTTGTGCGCCTCGGACATGTCGTCCGGGCCGGGGGCGAGCACCGCGTCCGCGGGCAACCTCGACGAGCGGCGCACGTCGGCGAACGTGAACGGATACATCGCGGGATTGGTGGAGTACGGCGCACGCCGGATGCCGAAATAGTTCGCGTCGCGTACGACGCCGCTCACCGTGTACTGCGCGATGGGGAACGTGCCCTCCTCGAGCGCGCCGCTTTCGAGATCGCGCTCGTCGAGGACCATCATGAGCGCGGCGAAGTCGCCCCAGCCCTCGCTCATGCCGAGGCACGACGGTGTGCTGCACGGCAGGAGGCGATGGTGGAGGTAGTGGCCCCACTCGTGGGCGACGACCATCGCGTCGATGGAGCTGTCGCGGACGGGCCCATGGCCGAAGCGGCCGCGCTTCCACAGGTGCAGCTCGAGTCGTGGTGACGTGCCGTCGGAGAAGGCCGTCATGCGGGCGTTGTCGGTCTTGCCGAAATCGGCACCGTCCTGTGCTTCGGCGAGCAGGGGATCTCCTTCCTTGCCACCGCGTCCGTAGTTCGACTCCTGAGCCACCCCGGAGGCCTCGTCGAAGCCCGAGTCGTACCAATAGTCGTGGAGCCAGTTGGTCACGTAAAAGAGCTGCGTGATGGCCGCCTTGATCTGGCCTTCGCTCCCGTCGGGGCTCTCGGTGACGTCGAACACGCGATCGAAGGTGCGCGGTGCGGTGACGTCGGCCACGAGATCGATGCCCGGCTCGTACCCGCTGCCGGGGCCTTTCGCGCCGTCCTTGTTGGCGTGTCGATCGTTGCGGTCGGCGTAGGCGTGCACGTTGTTGCCGAACGTGGTGGTCGCGCCGGCGGCGAGCCATGGATCGGGCTTGCGCTGCGGATTCGTGTTGAATCCTTCCATCGAGACGAGGGCCGGCGGCGCCCATGGGCCGCTGAGGGGCGCGTGCCCCGTGTCGGTGCTGGCCCATACGCGGTAGCGAAAGCTGTCGCTCGCCGTGAGGGAGACTTTGCGCAGCACGGTGCCGTCGCGTGCATCGATGGTGTACGCGTAACCCTCTTCCTCGCCGGAGAAGGGCGAAGGCTCCAACGTTTCCGCGTAGTACGCGGGGACTAACTTGGGGCCGGCCGCGGCGAGGACGCGCTTGGGCGTCGTTCGAGGCGTTGCCGTTCCGCGGAGCACCGCCGCGGGCGACAAAGGAAATTCCAGCGCGCGGGTGCCTGCCACGGCTTCCGCGTCGCGACTCAGATTCGACGCGATGGAGACGAGGTTTCTCGAGGCATCCAGAACGACGCCGGCGCGTGTACCGAACACCTCCACGCCTTTCACGCGCTGGGCGAACTGCACCACGCTGGCGCCGCCGGTCACGTCGTGCGCACGAGTTACCTCCAGCGAATGCAGCGTCGCTTCGGACCACCCGAAAAGCGCAGCGTGGCGCGCCAGATGAAGCCGCGCCGCCGTTTCCGGGCGAACGGGAAGCGTGGGGGCTGCCTCGTCGGTTCCGCTCAGAACGAGGCGCACCGCGCCGCGCCCGTCGCGTGAAGCCACGTGGCCGAGCGGCATGCCTTCCAGCATGGCACGCGCTGCACCTTCGTTCTCATCCGAAGACGCCTCGTGCGAGGTCTCTCCAAAGCATCCATCGAGTCCAATCGACAAAACAAGAAGGGCGAGTCTCGCGACTCGCCCCAACAACAACGGGGGTCGCATCGTATCGGCATACGAGCGACCTCCGTGTGTTCTTCCCTACTTCAATTGACCTTTCGCGCGCAGCGGTTGTTGATGCAGACGTAGCCCGCACCGGCGCCGCAGCAATCGGAGTCCTTCTCGCAGTTCTCGTATTCCTGGGCGCAGCCTTGCGGCTTGTCCGTGCAGACCAATGCCCCCTGGTCGTTCTGGCGGCAGAAGCCGTTGCAGCACTCGTCGCCGGTTGCGCAGGAATTGCCGTTCTTCTTGCAAGGGTCGACGACCCAATAGCCGCGCAAGTTGCCCGCGTTGAGCTCCTGCGCGGGCAGATAGAACGCAGGGTGGCTGGGATCCTTGCCGTCGGTGCGATTGATGTCGATGGCTGCGACCCACAGCTTCTTCGGCACGGGGGCGCTACCGTTGCCGACTTCGTACGGGTTGCCGGGGGCAACGTTTCCGTACATGCGGCGCGAGGTGAAGACGACCCAGTAGTATCCGCCGGAGGGAATGGGATTGACGGTGGGCTCGTAGTTGAGCCGCTCGTCGTTCTTGTGCAAATCGTTCGTCGGCAGGTAGCGTTCGCTGCCGTTCGGGTTGGCGCCGTTGAGGTTTCTCAGCGCATTGAAGACCTTGTTGGTTCCGACGAACGAGATTTGCGCCTCGGCGTTCTTCCAGGTGGCCAGCGGCGAGTCGCTTCCGTCCGGGCGCTTGATCACGTTGTGAAACACGAGACCCGTCGAGTCCGGAAGCCATGCGGGCCAGCCGAGGAACCCCTTGCGATCTTCGCGAACGGGGCTCGTGTACAGCGTCGTCAGGCCGGAAAACGCAAGGCTTCCGCACGACGGCCCGGTGCCGCCTCCGCCCGCGCCGCAGGCGAAGTCCATCATCGAGAGGCTGTAGCCGTTGCCAGCCCCCGGCCCGCCGGTCCACTGGTTGAAGGCGACCTTTTTCCCATCCGGCGAGAATGCGGGGGTGACGGCCTCGGTGATGACGCCATCGATGCCGCTGGCTGCCACCGGCTGGCCATTGTCGCGGCGAAAAACGTGTGTATCGCCATCGTAGAATTCCTGCGTGTGCCGTGAGCTCTGAAGGGCGAAGCTCCCGTCCTTGTAAACACCGGACCACAGGAACTTGCGATTGTTCGCCACGTTGGAGGCTTGATCGCCGGGATAATCGGCAATCCTTTGGCCGTTGCGCAGGTCGTACGAGCGGCCGTTGGCGTAGTTGAGGCGACCGGTGCTGTCATTGCCCTCCACCCCGTACTGGGCAAATAGCGTCGAGCCATCGTCCGACACCGTGTGGCAGACGAAGCACTTGTTCTTATTTTCCGGGAAGGCAAGTACCGGTTGGTTCTGGCCCGGGCGGATGGCAATGACGCCGGCGCTGTTGCCGTTCGTCGGCGCGTCGGCGAGCTTCGTATTGTACGAATTGTAATAGACCGTGCCCTTGAGCGCACCGGGAGCAATCGTCCACGAGCGCGTGATGGTTCCGTAGGTCTTGGCGCCGTCGTCGATTCTGATTTCCAGGGTCAAGAGATCTTTGGGGTCGCCGCTGTTGCCGTACGTGGCCTTGTCCCAGATGGCTTGCCAAATCGGCTGATTGACGAGATTCGTCCCCGAGGAGAATCCTTCGTATTCGAATCCGTTTTCTTTAAGATGAATGTAAACCGCCTTGGCCGGATGCGCCGATTGCCACTGAAGCAGTGGGGCGAATAGGCCGCGCGGCCATACCGTGCCATCGTACGGATAGAGTCCGATGAGATCGGGGGCATTGGTCGGAGTCCCCTTGAGGCGAGCTTTCGTGGCGTTGTCGACGGTGCCGCCGATGGGCACACCGCCTACGCCGTGCCCATTGGGATCGGCGGGTTTGCCGTTCTGCGTGATGTGCAAGCGGACCGTCACCGCGGTGGACGCTTGGTAGAGGCGATCGCGTTGGTAACGTCCGGTGACGCGGACCACGCCGCTCATGGCGCGTGCGAATGTATTGGCCGGCGTGAAGACGCCATTGTTGTCGACCACACCGAGTTCACCGCGGTCGAGCGACCAGGAGGCAACGACGTCCTGGTCTCGCCATTTGCCCTGGAACTTCAAGGTGGCCGGGGCGACGGTGACCTTTTCCTGGTCGATCGCCACGTCGATGGTCTGGTCGCGCGGCGTGATGGAAAAATCTCCGTCGGTGCCATTGCCGCCGCCACCACCGCCGCCCGAATCGCCGAATCCACCGCCCGGATCGCCGCCGTCCGGAAGGGAACCATCGGGGTTTCGGTCTTCGAATTCATTGCCGTCGTTGCTGCCGCATCCCGGCACCCAGGCGACGGCCATGATCGCCAAAAGTGCCAATAGCAGCGCCAAACTTAAGCGTCGAGTCATGCCATCATCCTTCTTCCCGGGTCTCGCCCAGACATCCAAAGACGCGCGTGACCGCGCATACTCAAATCAATTTTCACTAATTACGTTAGTGACATGTCACCTGCAAGCGCCCGCCGATGCGTGGCGCGAAATAACGATGGCCGGTGTCGCGTGTATCCGTGCGTTGGAGCGCATCGATCGCATCCGTCGCGCGCGATCTGGTCCCCGCGCGCGTCCACCCCGGACGCGAAATGGTTCTCCTGCGCAGGCCGGGACGAGAATCTGCTAATACCGCCTGCGTGAAGAAGAGCAGGCTCCCCATAAAAATCCGAAGGCCGGCGCCGTGATCGCCGTGTTGGCGGAGAAGCCCGCGGTGGCGCGGGATCTGGCGCGCGTGCTCGGCGCAACGACGCGGGGGGAGGGCTTTCTGCGCGGTGGCAACTACGTGGTGACGTGGGCCATCGGGCATCTGGTCGCGCTTGCCGAGCCGCATCAAATCGACGAGCGATGGCGGTCTTGGCGGCTCGCCGATCTGCCCATGCTGCCGAAAGAGTGGCCGCTGGAGGTGCTCGAGGGGACGCGGTCGCAGTTCGACGTGGTGAAGCGCATCATCAATTCGCGCGAGGTCGAAGGCGTGGTCTGCGCCACGGACGCCGGGCGCGAAGGGGAGCTCATTTTTCGATACGTGTATGAGGCGTCGAAGTGCCGAAAGCCGGTGAAGCGGCTATGGCTTTCGTCGCTCACGCCGGATGCCATTTCGCGGGCGTTTCGCGAATTGAGGCCGGGGGCGGCGTTCGATTCGCTGGCGCGTGCGGCGAAGGCGCGAAGCCGCGCCGACTGGCTCGTGGGGATGAACCTGTCGCGGGCGTACACGGTCACGCACGATGTTTTGTATTCCGTGGGCCGGGTGCAGACGCCGACCTTGGCCATGGTGGTGGCGCGCGAGTTGGAGATTCGCGCGTTCGTGCCCGAGGACTATCTGGAGATCGTGGCCACCTTCGGGAAGGCGGATGCGGA encodes:
- the metH gene encoding methionine synthase, with product MTTSLHPLEKLLQNRIAIIDGAMGTTIRTYGMKEADIRGTRFANATKDLLNNGDLFSLTQPEMICDIHRRFLEAGADIIETNTFGATSIGQSEFFVDDPREHGGRKDPAFYDKIVGDSFLEGLAWEINEQSARQCRTWADRVANQDGRQRFVAGAIGPLTVSLSNSPDADDAGFRVCTFDQVKRAYIQQVRALIAGGVDTLLVETIFDSLNAKAALVAIQEVFAQDGKILPVQVSAAVGRGGETMISAQTAEALWNAVEHVKLLSIGLNCSLGPDLMYPFLSELAEKANVAISCYPNAGLPNPLSPTGFDLEPADMARYLGEFAQGGLINIAGGCCGNTPEHIAAVAKALDGRHPRDVLAKKEVTISIPNKPLRLSGSQPFTQQLGVFMMIGERTNVAGSPKFAKLIKEGKYEEAVSVARQQVENGANVIDICMDEGMIDGVAAMTRFLSLLASEPEVAKVPFMIDSSKWAVIEAGLPCLQGKGIVNSISLKEGEDTFRKHARHILNYGAAVVVMAFDEEGQAATLQDKIRICSRAYRILVDEVGFPPEDIIFDPNILTVATGIEEHNNYAVDFIEATRWIKKNLPHAKVSGGVSNISFSFRGNNHVREAMHSAFLYHAIQAGLDMGIVNAGMLEVYEEIEPGLRELVEDVLLNRRPDATERLVDFGEKLKAAGAGASAGEKKEEEWRKGTVEERLSHALVKGIDAYIDADTEEARVKLGRPLLVIEGPLMDGMSVVGDLFGAGKMFLPQVVKSARVMKKAVAYLTPFMEAEKAAQAAAGAVVRTQGKIVLATVKGDVHDIGKNIVGVVLACNNYEVIDMGVMVPCEKILQRAKEEKADVIGLSGLITPSLDEMTHVAREMERQGFKLPLLIGGATTSRAHTAVKIAPHYSEPVVHVLDASRAVPVTTSLLSDENRAAFVQQHRAEYEQLRRIHGAPKHKLISLEAARENRPRIEWRAEDVPQPESTGVRVLEDFPLATLREFIDWTPFFHTWELKGVFPRILEHEKYGEQARKIFAEGNALLDQIIAKKLIQARAVYGLFPAHRVGDDVEIYEDGTRSNVLERFHFLRQQTAPEKGKANRSLADFIAPRESGLADHIGAFAVSTGFGLKELVEKYKAEHDDYNAIMAEAIADRLAEAFAECLHKRVREEWGYGRTENLSNAQLIEEKYRGIRPAAGYPACPDHTEKGILWRLLDVEKHTGILITESFAMWPGSSVSGLYFAHPEARYFTLGKIDRDQVADYGVRKGMTNQQVERWLGPNLNYDPAN
- a CDS encoding M36 family metallopeptidase yields the protein MLEGMPLGHVASRDGRGAVRLVLSGTDEAAPTLPVRPETAARLHLARHAALFGWSEATLHSLEVTRAHDVTGGASVVQFAQRVKGVEVFGTRAGVVLDASRNLVSIASNLSRDAEAVAGTRALEFPLSPAAVLRGTATPRTTPKRVLAAAGPKLVPAYYAETLEPSPFSGEEEGYAYTIDARDGTVLRKVSLTASDSFRYRVWASTDTGHAPLSGPWAPPALVSMEGFNTNPQRKPDPWLAAGATTTFGNNVHAYADRNDRHANKDGAKGPGSGYEPGIDLVADVTAPRTFDRVFDVTESPDGSEGQIKAAITQLFYVTNWLHDYWYDSGFDEASGVAQESNYGRGGKEGDPLLAEAQDGADFGKTDNARMTAFSDGTSPRLELHLWKRGRFGHGPVRDSSIDAMVVAHEWGHYLHHRLLPCSTPSCLGMSEGWGDFAALMMVLDERDLESGALEEGTFPIAQYTVSGVVRDANYFGIRRAPYSTNPAMYPFTFADVRRSSRLPADAVLAPGPDDMSEAHNVGEIWTEALFEGFVGLAKAGKASGRTFDATKRAMADYIVAGLKATPPEPTFTEQRDALLAVVRATGHPADFDALARGFAKRGFGLHAIAPEASSEALDEAVANFERAGTRTFLDTHTKDSTVQVRFRNIGWTDLPAARMIVRTGDFAVTQTIPAMAPYGVATLIVEAPNAPRDALFELAPAQ